In the genome of Persephonella sp. KM09-Lau-8, one region contains:
- the ribD gene encoding bifunctional diaminohydroxyphosphoribosylaminopyrimidine deaminase/5-amino-6-(5-phosphoribosylamino)uracil reductase RibD, with amino-acid sequence MKNIDEKFMRIALQEAKKGKGYTHPNPAVGAVIVKDRKIIGKGYHKKAGMPHAEREAIKDALSKGFDITGSTMYVTLEPCCHYGRTPPCTEAIIDNRIKRVVVATLDPNPQVAGKGIEILRKQGIQVETGILEKEARKLNEDFFVYIREKRPFVHLKIAQTLDGKIATKTGSSKWITGEKARKFAHRLRKEATAVLVGAGTALSDNPQLTVRNYPSKKQPLRVLVDKYLQTSPDYNIFDRNAKTIVFVAEDIPEKQLKPFENRENIQIIKLPLKEGRFDINDILKKLYELEVMHLLVEGGKSIITEFITSGVYDKISLFVAPKLIGEDGISAVGKLGVEDIQDALKLRVEGIKRLPPDIYFELYPVKTEDLV; translated from the coding sequence ATGAAAAATATAGATGAAAAATTTATGAGAATAGCTCTACAAGAAGCAAAAAAGGGCAAAGGATATACCCATCCAAATCCTGCAGTAGGAGCCGTTATAGTTAAAGATAGAAAAATTATAGGGAAAGGTTATCATAAAAAGGCTGGAATGCCCCATGCAGAAAGGGAGGCTATAAAGGATGCCCTCTCAAAAGGCTTTGATATAACCGGTTCTACAATGTATGTAACCCTTGAGCCATGCTGCCATTATGGAAGAACTCCACCCTGCACAGAGGCAATAATTGATAATCGTATAAAAAGAGTCGTAGTTGCTACTTTAGACCCTAATCCTCAGGTGGCAGGTAAAGGGATAGAGATTTTAAGAAAACAGGGTATTCAGGTGGAAACTGGTATTCTGGAAAAGGAAGCCAGAAAGCTTAATGAAGATTTTTTTGTTTATATAAGGGAAAAAAGACCTTTTGTTCATCTAAAAATAGCCCAGACTTTAGATGGAAAAATAGCTACGAAAACAGGTTCATCTAAATGGATTACAGGGGAAAAAGCCCGAAAGTTTGCCCACAGGTTAAGGAAAGAAGCTACAGCAGTTTTAGTTGGTGCTGGAACAGCCCTATCAGATAATCCTCAATTAACTGTGCGAAACTATCCATCAAAAAAACAGCCTTTAAGGGTGCTTGTAGATAAGTATCTACAAACCTCTCCTGATTACAACATATTTGACAGAAATGCAAAAACTATTGTTTTCGTGGCAGAGGATATTCCTGAGAAACAATTAAAACCTTTTGAAAATAGAGAAAATATACAAATAATTAAACTTCCTCTAAAAGAAGGTAGATTTGATATTAATGATATTTTGAAAAAGCTTTATGAACTTGAGGTTATGCATCTGCTTGTTGAAGGGGGGAAATCAATAATAACCGAGTTTATAACTTCAGGAGTTTATGACAAAATTTCTCTGTTTGTTGCCCCTAAACTTATAGGAGAAGACGGTATATCTGCAGTTGGAAAATTAGGAGTAGAAGATATACAGGATGCCTTAAAATTAAGGGTGGAAGGAATAAAAAGGCTTCCACCGGATATCTATTTTGAGTTATATCCTGTCAAAACGGAGGATTTGGTTTAA
- the polX gene encoding DNA polymerase/3'-5' exonuclease PolX, with the protein MYNINKDLANIFKKMAAIYEFLDDRFRAMAYQRAAHIIEDLPDDVRNYIATGKLYTIRGIGPSIASKIEEYVQTGKIQKYEELKKQVPEDFIELIDLPGFGPKTLKRIYEELGITTKEELIKALKDGRIEQLEGFGPKKVENMLKGLQMYEISKRRILLWEALQISKYLIEKLKSNLKEIHKIEVVGSTRRRKETIGDLDILVTADDKDRLKIMDFFTSLEEVSEILVKGPKKSSVIMKFEDKERQVDLRIFKDEEWGAALQYFTGSKQHNIHLREIAKEKGLKINEYGVFKVDTEEKIAGETEESVYKAVGMDWIPPELREDRGEIEAAMAHKLPKLVELKDIKGDLHVHSTWSDGVASIKDIVEFVRNNYKYEYIVITDHSKSQRVAHGLDEERLLEEIKEIELINKMAGLDFVKKGIEVDILLDGSLDLSDEVLSQLDWVVASVHSHFNRDNTDRIIKAMENPYVNVIGHPTGRLIGLRDPYPVDMDAVIKAAKETGTALEINAQPRRMDIDDIWVRKAVEEGVKLVISTDAHNFGNFAYMEIGVAVARRGWATKKDILNTKSWKQIQKFVNAKRKKFGAKLVSK; encoded by the coding sequence ATGTATAACATCAACAAAGACCTTGCAAATATTTTCAAAAAAATGGCCGCAATTTATGAGTTTTTAGATGATAGATTCAGGGCTATGGCATATCAGAGGGCAGCCCACATAATAGAAGACCTTCCAGACGATGTCAGAAACTACATAGCCACAGGTAAACTATACACTATCAGGGGAATAGGTCCATCTATCGCCTCAAAAATAGAAGAGTATGTCCAGACAGGAAAAATCCAGAAATATGAAGAGCTAAAAAAGCAGGTTCCAGAAGATTTCATAGAGCTTATAGATTTGCCAGGATTTGGCCCTAAAACATTAAAAAGAATTTATGAAGAATTAGGAATAACCACAAAAGAAGAACTAATCAAAGCCCTTAAAGATGGTAGAATTGAACAGCTTGAAGGATTTGGGCCCAAAAAAGTAGAAAATATGCTAAAAGGCCTTCAGATGTATGAGATATCCAAAAGAAGAATACTTCTGTGGGAAGCCCTCCAGATATCAAAATATCTTATTGAAAAACTAAAATCCAATTTAAAAGAAATACACAAAATAGAGGTTGTAGGTAGCACACGAAGAAGAAAAGAAACCATAGGAGATCTGGATATTCTTGTAACAGCAGATGACAAAGACAGGCTTAAAATAATGGATTTTTTCACATCTCTGGAAGAGGTTTCAGAAATTTTAGTAAAAGGTCCCAAAAAATCCTCTGTAATTATGAAATTTGAAGACAAAGAAAGGCAGGTTGACTTGAGGATATTTAAGGATGAGGAATGGGGAGCAGCCCTTCAGTATTTTACAGGTTCAAAACAGCACAATATCCACCTGAGAGAAATAGCAAAAGAAAAAGGCTTAAAAATCAATGAATACGGGGTTTTCAAAGTAGATACAGAAGAAAAAATAGCCGGAGAAACAGAAGAAAGCGTTTATAAAGCTGTAGGAATGGACTGGATACCTCCAGAGCTACGGGAAGACAGAGGCGAAATAGAAGCTGCCATGGCACATAAACTTCCCAAATTAGTAGAACTTAAGGATATAAAAGGAGATTTACATGTTCATTCCACATGGTCTGATGGGGTTGCATCAATAAAAGATATAGTAGAGTTTGTAAGAAATAACTATAAATATGAGTATATAGTAATAACAGACCACTCAAAATCACAGAGAGTAGCCCATGGTCTTGATGAAGAAAGACTTCTTGAAGAAATAAAAGAAATAGAACTGATTAATAAAATGGCAGGTCTGGATTTTGTAAAAAAAGGAATAGAAGTTGATATTTTACTTGATGGTAGCTTAGACCTGTCAGACGAGGTTTTATCCCAGCTTGACTGGGTTGTTGCATCTGTCCACAGCCATTTTAACAGAGACAATACAGATAGAATTATAAAAGCTATGGAAAATCCTTATGTAAATGTGATTGGACACCCTACAGGTAGACTTATAGGACTTAGAGATCCATATCCAGTTGATATGGATGCTGTTATAAAAGCTGCAAAAGAAACTGGAACAGCACTGGAAATCAATGCCCAACCAAGGAGAATGGATATAGATGATATATGGGTCAGGAAGGCAGTTGAGGAAGGTGTAAAGCTTGTAATCTCAACAGACGCCCACAATTTTGGGAATTTTGCATATATGGAGATAGGTGTTGCTGTTGCCAGAAGAGGGTGGGCAACTAAAAAGGATATCCTGAATACAAAAAGCTGGAAACAGATTCAAAAATTTGTTAATGCAAAAAGGAAAAAATTTGGAGCAAAGCTGGTGAGTAAATAA
- a CDS encoding beta-propeller fold lactonase family protein, producing MKLKQALFTGKFLALTMAGAVMFSCSDGGGGSTKSPGDNNSGGATAQYQGSVKLTGSVKDSTVKIYEIDDNGNPVLKWTETSDANGKFNTHADELDPNKLYLYEATDGQDCVNNTCSENKGKLRALAKGEDIKTAAAQNDFSLSPISEIAAEKVLPDLTRAADEGNYNPEDIDKELDKTAKGLVDDVNNDGTVDNLDTLTFDPTDNNDKNAVKPPFKGHVDDIAEDIKDGKLPLLAANPVLDEEDTGGNAKNAATSPDGKYAYVVNDDGKMSVFDISDPENMEQKNPSPIDTGVTTPKDLKPSTDGEYAYLAGGDDGVAMLDLDDNNDGDKIDPTNVATVDPDGDNTKGSAKALDVVNNGTNDYVVVADGDEGVALLKADPNNTGNELITIETKPTGATSDANDVAASEDGKYAYVADGENGLVTFKIDPNDENGDGNKLENLNTDDTSEYGKAQAVAVSPDGKYAYVTVQEDNPDPAQAKAYLLTYALCNPEDPVLLNVEDLPKGSVPSDIVVSPEKEKLFIPDGDNGLISADISDPSKPEVDGFVNTDGSVNGVALKDNGTYAIVTDNDKGVKSIATDLIPPIVLGYASTYAAIDLTTTKDKLYSLIADAYCGLRVADVSDPANPKTLNDCGWDPTKYANSVAVSNDGNTAYVATLSGGIDVYDVSTKGTPNNIANIPVQSSGDACNNENANCDAAHDVYLDENKGLLFVAEGTAGLRIFNISDNSEVGSLDDGNTSASSGNDIRTVELTPDGQKAILGDIKRGVVIVDVSDPANPTEEQVISTGIGLQDSVAINGNYIYVAAGRNGIKVFDATSYNEVGSLSYKEDPTDPIFANAIKISTDGKVAFVSDVEKGLVILNISDPANPVVLGMLDTPGESYSSVIDGDKSIGFVADGSKGLLLLDVSSFK from the coding sequence ATGAAGTTAAAACAAGCATTATTTACAGGAAAGTTCCTTGCCCTAACAATGGCAGGGGCTGTAATGTTCAGTTGTAGTGATGGAGGTGGAGGATCTACTAAGTCACCTGGTGATAACAATAGTGGTGGTGCTACTGCTCAATATCAAGGAAGTGTTAAATTAACAGGTTCTGTAAAAGATTCAACTGTAAAGATTTATGAAATCGATGATAATGGAAATCCTGTTTTAAAATGGACAGAGACTTCTGATGCTAATGGAAAGTTTAATACCCATGCAGATGAACTTGATCCAAATAAACTTTATCTTTATGAAGCAACAGATGGTCAGGATTGTGTGAACAATACATGTTCTGAAAATAAGGGTAAACTTAGAGCGTTGGCGAAAGGAGAGGATATCAAAACAGCTGCTGCGCAGAATGATTTTTCACTTTCTCCTATCAGTGAAATAGCTGCTGAAAAAGTTTTACCTGATCTTACGAGAGCTGCAGATGAGGGAAATTATAATCCAGAAGACATTGATAAAGAATTAGATAAAACAGCCAAAGGTTTGGTTGATGATGTCAATAATGATGGAACAGTTGATAACTTAGACACTCTTACCTTTGATCCAACAGATAATAATGACAAAAATGCTGTAAAACCACCTTTTAAAGGGCATGTTGATGATATTGCTGAAGATATAAAAGATGGTAAATTACCTCTCCTTGCAGCAAACCCTGTTCTTGATGAGGAAGATACAGGTGGAAATGCAAAGAATGCTGCAACATCTCCAGATGGTAAATATGCTTATGTTGTCAATGATGACGGAAAAATGAGTGTGTTTGATATTTCTGACCCTGAAAATATGGAACAGAAAAATCCATCTCCTATTGATACTGGAGTTACCACACCTAAAGATTTAAAACCTTCAACAGATGGTGAATATGCTTACCTTGCAGGTGGAGATGATGGTGTAGCAATGCTTGATCTTGATGATAATAATGATGGAGACAAAATAGACCCTACAAATGTAGCAACTGTTGACCCAGATGGAGATAATACAAAAGGTTCAGCTAAAGCACTTGATGTTGTTAATAATGGAACAAATGATTATGTTGTGGTTGCTGATGGAGATGAAGGAGTTGCACTCCTCAAAGCTGACCCGAACAATACAGGAAATGAATTAATAACTATAGAAACAAAACCAACAGGTGCAACTTCAGATGCAAATGATGTCGCTGCATCTGAAGATGGTAAATATGCTTACGTTGCTGACGGAGAAAATGGTCTTGTAACATTCAAAATTGACCCTAATGATGAAAACGGAGATGGAAACAAGCTTGAAAACTTAAACACAGATGATACCTCAGAATACGGTAAAGCACAGGCTGTAGCGGTTTCTCCAGATGGAAAATATGCCTATGTAACGGTTCAGGAAGACAACCCTGACCCAGCTCAAGCAAAAGCTTACCTTTTAACCTACGCATTATGTAACCCAGAAGATCCTGTTCTGTTAAATGTTGAAGACCTTCCAAAGGGAAGTGTTCCATCAGATATTGTGGTTTCTCCAGAAAAGGAAAAATTATTTATACCTGATGGAGATAATGGATTAATCTCTGCAGATATATCTGACCCATCAAAACCAGAAGTTGATGGTTTTGTAAATACAGATGGTTCTGTAAATGGAGTTGCTTTAAAAGATAATGGAACCTATGCAATAGTTACGGATAATGACAAGGGGGTAAAATCTATAGCAACAGACCTTATTCCACCTATTGTTCTTGGATATGCAAGTACTTATGCAGCTATTGACCTTACAACAACAAAAGATAAACTTTATTCATTGATAGCGGATGCTTATTGTGGTCTTAGGGTTGCAGATGTAAGTGATCCAGCGAATCCAAAAACACTTAATGATTGTGGATGGGATCCAACAAAATATGCTAATAGTGTTGCTGTAAGCAATGACGGAAATACAGCTTATGTGGCAACTTTATCAGGAGGTATAGATGTATACGATGTATCTACAAAAGGAACACCTAACAATATAGCTAACATTCCCGTCCAAAGTTCTGGAGATGCATGTAACAATGAAAATGCAAATTGTGATGCTGCACATGATGTTTATTTAGATGAAAATAAAGGATTGCTATTTGTTGCAGAAGGAACAGCAGGATTGAGAATTTTTAATATTTCTGATAACTCAGAAGTGGGAAGTCTTGATGATGGAAATACTTCTGCCTCAAGTGGAAATGACATAAGAACTGTTGAACTCACACCTGATGGACAAAAAGCCATTCTTGGCGATATCAAGAGAGGTGTTGTTATAGTTGATGTTTCTGATCCTGCTAATCCAACAGAAGAGCAGGTGATTTCTACAGGAATAGGTCTTCAAGATAGTGTAGCAATAAATGGAAACTATATCTATGTAGCTGCAGGACGGAACGGAATTAAGGTATTTGATGCAACGTCTTATAATGAAGTTGGTAGCCTTTCTTATAAAGAAGATCCTACAGATCCTATTTTTGCAAATGCTATTAAGATTTCTACAGATGGAAAGGTAGCTTTTGTGTCTGACGTGGAAAAAGGGCTTGTAATCTTAAATATATCAGACCCAGCTAATCCTGTGGTTCTGGGAATGCTTGATACTCCAGGTGAATCTTATTCTTCTGTGATTGATGGAGATAAATCTATTGGATTTGTAGCTGACGGCTCAAAAGGTCTACTACTTCTTGATGTATCTTCATTTAAATAA
- the gltX gene encoding glutamate--tRNA ligase: protein MIRVRFAPSPTGYLHLGNARTALFNYIYARHTGGKLVLRIEDTDKERSKKEYEEMLIDDLKWLGIEWDEGPDVGGEYGPYRQSERTKIYNEYVEKLKESGHIYKCFCTPEELEEERKKALAEGRPPRYSGKCRNLTPEEIKKYEEEGKPYVWRFRVPDGEYIVFEDLIKGTVEINVDEFGDFVIVRSDGSPVYNFVVVVDDALMKITHVIRGEDHLSNTPKQILIYRALGFKEPKFAHLPIILGEDRSKLSKRHGAVSVRAFRDDGYVSEAMFNGLALLGWHPKGDNEVLSKEEIIAEFDIEDVHNAPAVFDRAKLKWLNGVYIREKLDLEDLTRRAIPFFEGFGYKADFEYYKKVMEAIRDSLETLMDIEERAKPFFVDDFHYSEEGKKFLEDESGYKVVQLFYEKIKDRNQITKEDFKKITKEIQKELGVKGKGLFMPIRVALTGETSGVDIATLVEVIGIERVKHRLQRALEYFG from the coding sequence TTGATAAGAGTAAGATTTGCACCAAGTCCAACAGGATACTTGCATTTGGGAAATGCAAGAACAGCCCTGTTTAATTACATATATGCCAGACATACAGGGGGAAAACTTGTTCTAAGAATTGAGGATACCGACAAAGAAAGGTCAAAAAAAGAATATGAAGAGATGCTAATAGATGACCTTAAATGGCTTGGAATTGAATGGGATGAGGGTCCAGATGTAGGTGGAGAGTACGGACCTTACAGACAATCTGAAAGAACAAAAATTTATAACGAGTATGTTGAAAAGTTAAAAGAAAGCGGACATATATATAAATGCTTCTGCACTCCTGAAGAACTTGAGGAAGAAAGAAAAAAAGCACTTGCAGAAGGAAGGCCTCCAAGATACTCAGGAAAATGTAGAAATCTTACACCTGAGGAAATAAAAAAATATGAAGAGGAAGGCAAACCTTACGTATGGAGATTTAGGGTGCCTGATGGAGAATATATTGTTTTTGAAGATTTAATAAAAGGAACAGTTGAAATAAATGTTGATGAGTTTGGGGATTTTGTGATAGTCAGGTCTGATGGCTCACCTGTTTATAACTTTGTTGTGGTTGTTGATGATGCTCTAATGAAAATTACCCATGTTATAAGGGGAGAAGACCATTTATCAAATACTCCAAAGCAGATTCTTATTTATAGGGCTCTGGGATTTAAAGAGCCTAAATTTGCCCATCTGCCGATTATTTTAGGAGAAGATAGAAGTAAGTTATCCAAAAGACATGGTGCTGTTTCAGTCAGAGCATTTAGAGATGACGGATATGTTTCAGAAGCAATGTTCAATGGGCTTGCCCTTCTTGGCTGGCACCCAAAAGGAGATAACGAGGTTTTATCAAAAGAAGAAATAATTGCTGAATTTGATATTGAGGATGTTCATAATGCCCCTGCAGTTTTTGATAGGGCAAAACTAAAATGGCTTAATGGTGTTTATATCAGGGAAAAATTAGACCTTGAAGACCTTACCAGAAGGGCTATTCCATTTTTTGAGGGATTTGGATATAAGGCAGATTTTGAGTATTACAAGAAGGTAATGGAAGCTATCAGAGATAGCCTTGAAACATTAATGGATATAGAAGAAAGGGCAAAACCATTCTTTGTTGATGATTTCCATTACTCAGAAGAAGGTAAAAAATTTCTTGAGGATGAAAGTGGATACAAAGTTGTTCAGTTATTCTATGAAAAAATAAAGGACAGAAATCAGATTACAAAAGAAGATTTCAAAAAGATTACAAAAGAGATACAAAAAGAACTTGGAGTAAAAGGAAAAGGATTATTCATGCCTATTAGAGTAGCACTTACAGGAGAAACCTCAGGTGTAGATATCGCAACATTGGTAGAAGTTATAGGCATCGAAAGGGTAAAACACAGACTCCAAAGGGCACTGGAGTATTTTGGATGA
- a CDS encoding dual specificity protein phosphatase: MIRWITDYLGGSRAPEPEELKIWKEEGVDTIINLLKGDYGDFIAQKQKEMGFEVIRIPFDMYQIIPEEDFLAVYQYIDEIKDNKKVVVHCKYGQARSGTFLAGYLIHSGKSYEEALNTVMAKEFQPSTFHQINFLQNLAKKK, from the coding sequence ATGATACGCTGGATTACAGATTATCTTGGGGGCAGTAGAGCCCCTGAACCAGAAGAACTAAAAATCTGGAAAGAAGAAGGGGTCGATACGATTATAAACTTGCTAAAAGGAGATTATGGGGATTTTATTGCCCAAAAACAAAAAGAAATGGGATTTGAGGTTATAAGAATTCCTTTTGATATGTATCAGATTATTCCTGAGGAAGATTTCCTGGCTGTTTATCAGTATATTGATGAGATAAAAGACAATAAAAAAGTGGTTGTCCACTGCAAATACGGTCAGGCAAGAAGTGGAACATTTCTGGCAGGTTATCTTATCCACTCTGGCAAAAGCTATGAAGAAGCTTTAAACACAGTAATGGCAAAAGAATTTCAGCCTTCAACTTTTCATCAGATTAACTTTTTACAAAATCTTGCCAAGAAAAAATGA